Genomic segment of Arachnia propionica:
AGGGCGCCAGCAGCAGCTTGGGATGCGACACCGAGCGCGGCGGCCTCGGTGAAACCGAGGGCATCGGGCTTGTGAACCACCCAGTCTGCCGGGACCACGAGTTCCTCTGCCAGGGATCCGCTGGTCATTCCGAGGCCGGGAGCGCCCCGCACGGTTCCGAGGACCGCGTCCCCGGCCGTGAAATCTGTTACGCCCTCGCCCGTGGCGTCGACGACGCCCGAATAGTCGCGTCCCACGCCCTGTGGTAGCTGCGACGGGTCGCCACCGGTCATTCCGCCGAAGACCTTCCAGTCCAGCGGATTCAGACCCGCGGCCCTGACCGTCACCCGGATCTCGCCCCGGCCGGGGACCGGCGTGGCGACATCCACCATCTTCAGCACCTCTGGGGAGCCGAAACGTTCGTACTGAACTGCCTGCATCACGGGTTTCTCCTTAAACACTGCGGACTGTCGCGGTACGCACACCGGGCAGAGCCGCACCCAATTGATATGAAACTCATAATATATGTTGGTCGTAGAATCGTGGAGTGCAAACGCCACGCCGGCAGATCCGCTCCCGGAGTGGTTGCCGTTCCGGGTGTGGTGTGCGGGAATGACTCCGTGTCCCGCGTCGTGAGGAGTGTGCAGCTGTGGATGGAACCGCGCCGACTGATGATCCGGTCAATCAGATGATCCTCGCCCTGCGGAGGCTGAACAGTGCGTTCGCGGCGAGCAACCGTGTCGTCGGTGAGGCATTGGGGCTCAAGGACAGCGATTTCGCCGTGCTTGACGCGCTGAACCAAGAGGGGCCACGGACTCCGACGGAGTTGGCGCGTCGCACGAGGACGCACGTGGCGACGATGACCGGAATCCTGGCCCGGCTCGAAGGAGACGGTTGGATCGAGCGGCGTCCGGATCCTGCTGATCGCCGGTCGGTGCGCATTCATGCCGTCGGGGTTGACCGGCTCATCGAGGTTTACTTCCGCGTCAATGAGGAGCTGGCCGAACACGTCTCGGGGTGGCCCGTGGAACAGGTGAAGATGATCACCCGCTTCCTCGCCGGAGTCGGCGACATCGTCACAGCGTTCTCGGAGAGAATGACCACAGAGCGGGAATCGTAGAGGTGGGAACTGACGCCACTCTGCAGAGTTTCCTTGTGCCCCCAGCGGGGATCGAACCCGCGACCCATGGATTAAAAGTCCACTGCTCTGCCAGCTGAGCTATAGGGGCGGACACAGTTTAGCCACACTGCCTCTGCTTGGTCCACATGGCAGTCTTGGGGACATGGGTGAACTGGGCGGATTGCTGTGGGCGTTGGCGATCGGAGTGCCGTTGCTGATTCTGGCCGTCTGGTTGGATGTGAAACGCCGACGCCGGGTGGAAGGGGAGCCCGCGCGAGGCCCGGGGGAGGGGAATCCCGGGTATCTGACCCAGTCGGAGATCGACGGCCTACCCGCTCCGGGAGTCCGGCGCCCGGTCCTCAGGACCGAACCGAGAGGCGAACGGCTGGAGATCGGACTCGCCGATCCCGGGTTCGCCGACGTGAACGGCCGCGTCGACCTCAAGGACGCCAACGTGCTGGTCATCGATGGCACGGGCGTGACCATGCGGGAGCTGATGATCCCCATCGCCCGGCACCAACCGCTCGTGCTGGTGGCGCGGGGAATGGACGAGGATGTGTTGGCGACGCTGGTCGCCAACCGGAAGAGCCTGACGATGTCGTTGGCGGCCGTGATCACCGACCTGATCCCGGAGGTCGCGGACCTGACCGGCGCGCTGCCGGTGTCCGTCGCGGATCTCAGGGCCGGATACCTGCCGGCCGGGCATCTCGGGCACGCCACCCGCTGGGTCACCGACGGCGCCCGCACCTGGATCGAACCCCACCCGCCCCTGGTCGGGACGACGTAGGCAAGTGGATCCTTCCAGGGGTTGATTCCGTCCCGGCGAAGACTGAACATGAGAACGTGTCGCCAAATCCTCAACAATCCGCCGCCGCCCCGGACCTGAGCCGCTACGGCTGGCTTGCGGTGGCCACGGCCCTCGCCACCATCGTCCTGAAGGCGGGGGCCTGGCTGGTCACCGGATCCGTCGGGCTGTTGGCCGATGCCGCTGAGTCCTTGGTGAACCTGGTCGCCGCCATCGTGGCGTTGATCGTGCTGAAAGTGGCGGCGAGGCCTGCCGACGCCAGCCACAACTTCGGCCACACCAAGGCCGAGTACTTCTCGGCGGCTGTGGAGGGCGTGATGATCTTCGTCGCCGCGATCTCCATCGTCGTCCTCGCGATCCAGCGGCTTCTCTCCCCCCAGCCCCTCGAATCGGTTGGGGTCGGATTGATGATCTCCGTGGCCGCCTCCGTTCTCAACGGTGCCGTGGCGCTCGTGCTGATCAGGGCCGGGAAACGCCACCACTCCATCACACTCAGGGCCGACGGCAAACACCTGATGACCGACGTGTGGACCTCGGCCGGTGTGCTGGTGGGGATAGCGCTGGTGTGGGTGAGCGGCTGGGGATGGCTCGACCCGGTGATCGCCATCGCGGTGGGCGTCAACATCCTGTTCACCGGCTACGGCCTGGTGAAGGAAGCGACCGAGGGACTGATGGACGGGTCCCTGCCGGAGGAAGACAACGAACGGCTGCGCGTGATCCTGACCAGCAGGACCGGGGCCGGGGTCGCCTTCCACCAGATGCGCACCCGGGTCTCCGGGACCCGGCAGTTCATGGACTTCCACCTGCTCGTCCCGGACGACTGGAGCGTCAAACAGGGCCACGATTTCTTGGAAGACCTCTCCGACGAGATCGTCGCCGAG
This window contains:
- a CDS encoding MarR family winged helix-turn-helix transcriptional regulator, which codes for MILALRRLNSAFAASNRVVGEALGLKDSDFAVLDALNQEGPRTPTELARRTRTHVATMTGILARLEGDGWIERRPDPADRRSVRIHAVGVDRLIEVYFRVNEELAEHVSGWPVEQVKMITRFLAGVGDIVTAFSERMTTERES
- a CDS encoding cation diffusion facilitator family transporter, whose translation is MSPNPQQSAAAPDLSRYGWLAVATALATIVLKAGAWLVTGSVGLLADAAESLVNLVAAIVALIVLKVAARPADASHNFGHTKAEYFSAAVEGVMIFVAAISIVVLAIQRLLSPQPLESVGVGLMISVAASVLNGAVALVLIRAGKRHHSITLRADGKHLMTDVWTSAGVLVGIALVWVSGWGWLDPVIAIAVGVNILFTGYGLVKEATEGLMDGSLPEEDNERLRVILTSRTGAGVAFHQMRTRVSGTRQFMDFHLLVPDDWSVKQGHDFLEDLSDEIVAEFPRMNVTGHIEPINDPRSYAHEGI